One Clavibacter zhangzhiyongii genomic region harbors:
- a CDS encoding DUF2200 domain-containing protein — protein MHRIYTTSFASVHVLYVKKVERKGRTRAEVDEAITWLTGFDQAELQRHLDAETTFQDFFAAARLTPLADQVRGVICGVRIEEIEDPLMKEIRILDKLVDEIARGRPMVKVLRGS, from the coding sequence ATGCACCGCATCTACACGACGTCGTTCGCGTCGGTCCACGTGCTCTACGTCAAGAAGGTCGAGCGCAAGGGCCGCACGCGCGCGGAGGTCGACGAGGCGATCACCTGGCTCACCGGCTTCGATCAGGCCGAGCTCCAGCGCCACCTCGACGCGGAGACGACGTTCCAGGACTTCTTCGCGGCGGCCCGCCTCACCCCGCTCGCCGACCAGGTGCGCGGCGTGATCTGCGGCGTCCGCATCGAGGAGATCGAGGATCCGCTGATGAAGGAGATCCGGATCCTCGACAAGCTCGTGGACGAGATCGCGCGCGGCCGGCCGATGGTGAAGGTGCTGCGAGGCAGCTAG
- a CDS encoding DUF2283 domain-containing protein, whose product MRVTYDPAADAAYIALAEPIGDGEAATTIHSIMTPGDRGEVALDFDADGRLLGIEVLHASAALPAAVLAEAERIG is encoded by the coding sequence ATGCGGGTCACGTACGACCCGGCCGCGGACGCCGCGTACATCGCGCTGGCGGAACCGATCGGGGACGGCGAGGCGGCCACGACGATCCACTCGATCATGACCCCCGGCGACCGCGGCGAGGTCGCCCTCGACTTCGACGCCGACGGCCGCCTCCTCGGCATCGAGGTGCTGCACGCGAGCGCCGCGCTGCCGGCGGCGGTGCTGGCGGAGGCGGAGCGGATCGGCTAG
- a CDS encoding TetR/AcrR family transcriptional regulator, protein MSRWQPDTRERLAAAALELFREKGFAETTVPEITARAGLTTRTFFRHFADKREVLFAEEDELPALVTRIIREAAPDRSPLQVVEDGFPEVVASQFAEGRATLLARKRIIVADAGLQEREMRKVQAMQEAVRAGFVERGVDPLTAVLVAHATATVFGVSIGRWLSDEGGATDLADVLRETLAAFRRVMAAGA, encoded by the coding sequence ATGAGCAGATGGCAGCCGGACACGCGCGAGCGCCTGGCCGCCGCCGCGCTCGAGCTGTTCCGTGAGAAGGGCTTCGCGGAGACGACCGTGCCCGAGATCACCGCCCGCGCCGGCCTCACCACGCGCACCTTCTTCCGCCACTTCGCCGACAAGCGCGAGGTGCTGTTCGCCGAGGAGGACGAGCTGCCGGCGCTCGTCACGCGCATCATCCGCGAGGCCGCGCCCGACCGCTCGCCGCTCCAGGTCGTCGAGGACGGCTTCCCGGAGGTCGTCGCGTCGCAGTTCGCGGAGGGGCGCGCGACGCTGCTCGCGCGGAAGCGCATCATCGTCGCCGACGCCGGTCTGCAGGAGCGCGAGATGCGCAAGGTCCAGGCGATGCAGGAGGCGGTGCGCGCCGGCTTCGTCGAGCGCGGGGTGGATCCGCTCACGGCCGTGCTCGTGGCCCACGCCACCGCGACGGTCTTCGGCGTCTCCATCGGGCGCTGGCTCTCGGACGAGGGCGGCGCCACCGACCTCGCCGACGTGCTGCGCGAGACGCTCGCCGCGTTCCGTCGGGTCATGGCGGCGGGCGCGTGA
- a CDS encoding zinc-binding alcohol dehydrogenase family protein: protein MTGWRSAVPTASPESAAWLASSAADLTVGPAPRTAPREGEVAIRVRAVAINPLDTMKQHMGDLMYRWLPHPAVLGEDVAGVVEEVGPGVTRFAVGDRVVAYAVGMEKGRRHAPEGGFQTRAIVRTDLAAPIPDALRFEDAAVLPLGISTAASGLFGAGQLGLRMPDATMPATGETVVVWGGSTSVGMNAIQLAVAAGYDVVTTASPRNHELVRSLGASRAFDYRSPTAVQDIVQHLAGRRVAGVLAIGTGSGGPAVDVAIATGATRVSMASPPVSFETLPRGGRIGLPLVRLGLRMGTATPALMLRARVRGIRATFIWGSALMHDEVGPMLWERFLPAALAEGRYVAAPQAEVVGEGLTSIQPAMDRLRQGVSARKLVVAL from the coding sequence ATGACCGGATGGAGATCCGCCGTGCCCACCGCATCCCCCGAGTCCGCCGCCTGGCTCGCCTCGTCCGCCGCCGACCTCACCGTCGGCCCGGCGCCGCGGACCGCTCCCCGGGAGGGCGAGGTCGCGATCCGCGTCCGCGCCGTCGCGATCAACCCGCTCGACACCATGAAGCAGCACATGGGCGACCTCATGTACCGCTGGCTGCCGCACCCCGCGGTGCTGGGGGAGGACGTCGCGGGCGTCGTCGAGGAGGTCGGCCCGGGCGTCACGCGCTTCGCCGTCGGCGACCGGGTCGTCGCGTACGCGGTCGGCATGGAGAAGGGGCGGCGCCACGCGCCTGAGGGCGGCTTCCAGACGCGCGCGATCGTGCGCACCGACCTCGCCGCCCCGATCCCCGACGCCCTGCGCTTCGAGGACGCCGCCGTCCTCCCGCTCGGCATCTCCACCGCCGCGTCCGGCCTCTTCGGCGCCGGCCAGCTCGGCCTGCGGATGCCCGACGCGACCATGCCGGCGACGGGGGAGACCGTGGTGGTGTGGGGCGGATCCACGAGCGTGGGCATGAACGCGATCCAGCTCGCCGTCGCCGCCGGCTACGACGTCGTGACCACCGCGTCGCCGCGCAACCACGAGCTCGTGCGCTCGCTCGGCGCGAGCCGCGCGTTCGACTACCGGAGCCCGACGGCAGTGCAGGACATCGTGCAGCACCTGGCCGGGCGACGCGTGGCGGGCGTGCTCGCGATCGGCACCGGATCCGGCGGCCCGGCCGTCGACGTCGCCATCGCCACGGGCGCGACGCGCGTCAGCATGGCGAGCCCGCCCGTCTCGTTCGAGACCCTGCCGCGCGGCGGCCGCATCGGCCTGCCGCTCGTGCGCCTCGGCCTGCGCATGGGCACGGCCACCCCGGCGCTGATGCTGCGGGCGCGCGTCCGCGGGATCCGCGCGACCTTCATCTGGGGCAGCGCCCTCATGCACGACGAGGTCGGCCCGATGCTCTGGGAGCGCTTCCTGCCGGCCGCGCTCGCCGAGGGCCGCTACGTCGCGGCGCCGCAGGCGGAGGTCGTGGGCGAGGGGCTCACGAGCATCCAGCCCGCGATGGACCGGCTGCGCCAGGGCGTCTCGGCGCGGAAGCTCGTGGTCGCGCTCTAG
- a CDS encoding YdeI/OmpD-associated family protein has translation MPAAVHDLLTVPDRAAWRTWLDGHEETSDGVWLVLAKKGTTDPTSLTYAEALDEALCSGWIDGQTASIDERIFRRRFTPRRKASLWSERNIGLVATLTAEGRMRPRGVMEVERAQADGRWERAYAGQASAAEPEDLLAALAASPAAAATFATLTKVNRYAVIHRVATAPNATVRANRLAKLVAMLERGESPHPQ, from the coding sequence ATGCCCGCCGCCGTGCACGACCTCCTCACCGTCCCCGACCGGGCCGCCTGGCGCACCTGGCTCGACGGGCACGAGGAGACGTCCGACGGGGTGTGGCTGGTGCTCGCGAAGAAGGGCACGACGGATCCGACCTCGCTCACCTACGCCGAGGCGCTCGACGAGGCGCTGTGCAGCGGGTGGATCGACGGGCAGACCGCGAGCATCGACGAGCGCATCTTCCGGCGCCGCTTCACCCCCAGGCGGAAGGCGTCGCTCTGGTCGGAGCGCAACATCGGCCTGGTCGCGACGCTCACCGCGGAGGGGCGGATGCGGCCGCGCGGCGTGATGGAGGTGGAGCGCGCGCAGGCCGACGGTCGCTGGGAGCGCGCCTACGCGGGCCAGGCCTCCGCCGCCGAGCCCGAGGACCTGCTGGCCGCGCTCGCCGCATCGCCCGCCGCCGCGGCCACCTTCGCGACGCTCACGAAGGTCAACCGCTACGCCGTGATCCACCGGGTCGCGACCGCGCCGAACGCGACCGTGCGCGCGAACCGACTCGCCAAGCTCGTCGCGATGCTCGAGCGCGGGGAGTCGCCGCACCCGCAGTAG
- a CDS encoding GNAT family N-acetyltransferase has protein sequence MAWTDAGDPQRYGAGILQGERIRLRALEDADLPDLVRWWRDPEWAVLQQLTVRPRPEGDVVEQFRKWSANSGAGGDVGFSVVDRTSGRLVGHVTLFGALLLTRAATLTVMIGAEHVGAGYGTDAVRTLVDYGFREMGLNRIELHVFAFNARARAAYAKVGFVEEGVLRERVFHDGAFHDEVVMSVLAREWSAAAR, from the coding sequence ATGGCATGGACGGACGCGGGCGACCCGCAGCGGTACGGGGCGGGCATCCTGCAGGGCGAGCGGATCCGCCTGCGGGCGCTCGAGGACGCCGACCTCCCCGACCTCGTGCGCTGGTGGCGGGATCCGGAGTGGGCGGTTCTGCAGCAGCTCACGGTGCGGCCTCGGCCCGAGGGCGACGTCGTCGAGCAGTTCCGGAAGTGGAGCGCCAACTCCGGCGCCGGCGGGGACGTGGGCTTCAGCGTCGTGGACCGCACCTCCGGCCGTCTCGTCGGCCACGTCACCCTCTTCGGCGCCCTCCTCCTCACGCGCGCGGCGACGCTCACGGTGATGATCGGAGCCGAGCACGTGGGTGCGGGCTACGGCACGGATGCGGTGCGCACCCTCGTCGACTACGGGTTCCGCGAGATGGGGCTGAACCGGATCGAGCTGCACGTCTTCGCGTTCAACGCGCGCGCCCGGGCCGCGTACGCGAAGGTCGGCTTCGTCGAGGAGGGCGTGCTCCGCGAGAGGGTCTTCCACGACGGCGCGTTCCACGACGAGGTCGTGATGTCGGTGCTGGCGCGGGAGTGGTCCGCAGCCGCGCGCTGA
- a CDS encoding ABC transporter substrate-binding protein: MRDTAPSTTRRRRRPIRLALGAAVAAATVALTGCGAGADVGGAGVACDIPQPDAKTTVNVLSYNSPSTNPFTDAIATGCTGGNLTVNAPTTDFGGQNQRAVQSMSGANPSYDLVEVYGTVYPLYAERGWIEPLDDRIADKGDELGIDDIDPTLLESLQYDGEQVGIPTFWGTIIFIYREDILSDLGIEVPTTFEEMYAAADRIRTETGMENPLALPFNAAGDNSSAYNQYLGSLGGTWFEDGSATPTLDSPESIAALDTLRATYQQMSTQSTSWSSPEVITQLQTGQAAMSMLFAGRVSALLDEGQTENFDKFAFAVPPSVQEGGTPATSLSVDGLSIAANSKVDKDLLFDLLGVATGADAATEAAKATIPARTTQAQAADLPFEEAARDVLESEKPNGLPLVPYMSDVFAAMAPILAQVVDGTLSSADGAAQLQAAAVQAIATAGFAP; the protein is encoded by the coding sequence ATGCGCGACACAGCCCCCTCGACCACCCGCCGGCGACGCCGCCCGATCCGCCTGGCGCTCGGCGCCGCGGTGGCCGCCGCGACCGTCGCCCTCACCGGCTGCGGTGCCGGCGCCGACGTGGGAGGAGCCGGCGTCGCCTGCGACATCCCGCAGCCCGACGCGAAGACCACCGTCAACGTGCTCTCGTACAACAGCCCGTCGACGAACCCGTTCACCGACGCGATCGCCACCGGCTGCACGGGCGGGAACCTCACGGTCAACGCCCCCACCACCGACTTCGGCGGCCAGAACCAGCGCGCCGTGCAGTCCATGTCGGGCGCCAACCCGAGCTACGACCTCGTCGAGGTCTACGGCACCGTCTACCCGCTCTACGCGGAGCGCGGCTGGATCGAGCCGCTCGACGACCGCATCGCGGACAAGGGCGACGAGCTCGGGATCGACGACATCGACCCGACCCTGCTGGAGTCGCTGCAGTACGACGGCGAGCAGGTCGGCATCCCCACCTTCTGGGGCACGATCATCTTCATCTACCGCGAGGACATCCTCTCCGACCTCGGCATCGAGGTGCCGACGACGTTCGAGGAGATGTACGCGGCGGCCGACCGGATCCGCACGGAGACCGGCATGGAGAACCCGCTGGCCCTCCCGTTCAACGCCGCGGGCGACAACTCGAGCGCCTACAACCAGTACCTCGGCTCGCTCGGCGGGACCTGGTTCGAGGACGGCAGCGCGACGCCGACGCTCGACAGCCCCGAGTCGATCGCCGCGCTCGACACCCTCCGCGCCACGTACCAGCAGATGAGCACGCAGTCGACCTCGTGGTCGTCGCCCGAGGTGATCACGCAGCTGCAGACCGGCCAGGCCGCCATGTCGATGCTGTTCGCCGGCCGCGTGTCCGCGCTCCTCGACGAGGGCCAGACCGAGAACTTCGACAAGTTCGCGTTCGCCGTGCCGCCGTCGGTGCAGGAGGGCGGCACGCCCGCCACGAGCCTCTCGGTCGACGGCCTCTCCATCGCCGCGAACTCGAAGGTCGACAAGGACCTCCTCTTCGACCTGCTCGGCGTCGCGACAGGCGCCGACGCCGCGACCGAGGCCGCCAAGGCCACGATCCCGGCCCGCACCACGCAGGCGCAGGCCGCCGACCTCCCGTTCGAGGAGGCCGCGCGCGACGTGCTCGAGAGCGAGAAGCCGAACGGCCTGCCGCTCGTGCCGTACATGTCCGACGTGTTCGCCGCGATGGCCCCGATCCTCGCGCAGGTCGTCGACGGCACGCTCTCCTCGGCCGACGGCGCCGCACAGCTCCAGGCGGCGGCCGTGCAGGCCATCGCCACGGCGGGCTTCGCGCCCTGA
- a CDS encoding carbohydrate ABC transporter permease codes for MRLKTFAAFTAPAIILMAGLLIVPLITTLVWSFQNVPVGQPGVFNGIANYVEIFTDRRFGRDAAFTITYAIVMTTAKLIVGYGIALLLNRIERGRMVILGLLMASYVVPTVIGALNFSWLFNDIFGGVVNQGLAVFGIHVDWLTETGPARVLIGLHALWHETPFVILVLLAGLQTLPEEPLEAAQLDGAGWWQRQRYMIVPLLAPLFSFVTLISLMDSLKVFDSIRIITPAAGSVGTESLMVFVYQVALGESYRLGVASAVNVVTIVITLVLLIPFLRQTWKGARAA; via the coding sequence ATGAGGCTCAAGACCTTCGCCGCGTTCACGGCCCCCGCCATCATCCTGATGGCGGGGCTGTTGATCGTGCCGCTGATCACCACGCTCGTCTGGAGCTTCCAGAACGTGCCGGTCGGCCAGCCGGGCGTCTTCAACGGCATCGCGAACTACGTCGAGATCTTCACCGACCGCCGCTTCGGGCGCGACGCCGCGTTCACGATCACCTACGCGATCGTCATGACGACCGCGAAGCTCATCGTCGGCTACGGCATCGCGCTGCTGCTCAACCGCATCGAGCGCGGCCGCATGGTGATCCTCGGGCTCCTCATGGCGAGCTACGTGGTGCCCACCGTGATCGGCGCGCTCAACTTCTCCTGGCTCTTCAACGACATCTTCGGCGGCGTCGTGAACCAGGGCCTCGCCGTGTTCGGGATCCACGTGGACTGGCTGACGGAGACCGGGCCCGCCCGCGTGCTCATCGGCCTGCACGCGCTCTGGCACGAGACGCCGTTCGTGATCCTCGTGCTGCTCGCCGGCCTGCAGACGCTCCCCGAGGAGCCGCTCGAGGCCGCGCAGCTCGACGGCGCCGGCTGGTGGCAGCGCCAGCGGTACATGATCGTGCCGCTGCTCGCGCCGCTGTTCTCGTTCGTGACGCTGATCAGCCTCATGGACAGCCTCAAGGTGTTCGACTCGATCCGGATCATCACCCCGGCGGCCGGCAGCGTCGGCACCGAGTCGCTCATGGTGTTCGTGTACCAGGTGGCCCTCGGGGAGTCGTACCGGCTGGGGGTGGCGAGCGCGGTGAACGTGGTCACCATCGTCATCACGCTCGTGCTGCTGATCCCGTTCCTCCGACAGACCTGGAAGGGGGCGCGGGCCGCATGA
- a CDS encoding carbohydrate ABC transporter permease yields MTASTPLVPTGRTRLPQEGRPTGSGRTLTARERRRRERIGSLWAGAALIVVVIVALSPFLWALLTAIKPFQDAFTNPPTWIFEPRLDAFVDLWRGTRFAEVLVNTFIVAGLTVVVALVVGAPAAYAFARYAGVVGPILLLLAVVLRTIPRFAVVLPFYEMSQALGIYDTKLALTAALVAVNMPFTLLLLVGFFRDIPTELDEAAMIDGCSRFGAFRRVIVPLMGPGLVTAGVFTLLVAFQEYLVALTLTQNQAVTIPVFIAAQKGADDISTYQTLAAASIALVIPVVLIAVFARKYLVAGLGGGAVKG; encoded by the coding sequence ATGACCGCTTCCACCCCGCTCGTGCCCACCGGACGCACCCGCCTCCCGCAGGAGGGCCGCCCCACGGGATCCGGCCGCACGCTGACCGCGAGGGAGCGCCGCCGGCGCGAGCGCATCGGCTCGCTGTGGGCCGGCGCCGCGCTGATCGTGGTCGTGATCGTCGCGCTCAGCCCGTTCCTCTGGGCGCTGCTCACCGCGATCAAGCCGTTCCAGGACGCCTTCACGAACCCGCCGACGTGGATCTTCGAGCCGCGCCTCGACGCGTTCGTCGACCTGTGGCGCGGCACCCGGTTCGCCGAGGTGCTGGTCAACACGTTCATCGTCGCGGGCCTCACCGTGGTGGTGGCGCTGGTCGTCGGCGCACCCGCCGCGTACGCGTTCGCCCGGTACGCGGGCGTCGTGGGGCCGATCCTGCTCCTGCTCGCCGTCGTGCTGCGCACCATCCCGCGCTTCGCCGTGGTGCTGCCGTTCTACGAGATGAGCCAGGCCCTCGGGATCTACGACACCAAGCTCGCGCTCACCGCCGCCCTCGTGGCGGTGAACATGCCGTTCACGCTGCTGCTGCTCGTCGGGTTCTTCCGCGACATCCCGACCGAGCTCGACGAGGCCGCGATGATCGACGGCTGCAGCCGCTTCGGCGCCTTCCGCCGCGTGATCGTGCCGCTCATGGGGCCGGGACTGGTGACGGCGGGCGTGTTCACGCTGCTCGTCGCGTTCCAGGAGTACCTCGTGGCGCTGACGCTCACGCAGAACCAGGCCGTCACGATCCCGGTGTTCATCGCCGCGCAGAAGGGCGCCGACGACATCTCGACGTACCAGACGCTCGCCGCGGCCAGCATCGCGCTCGTGATCCCGGTGGTCCTCATCGCGGTCTTCGCGCGGAAGTACCTCGTGGCGGGGCTCGGCGGGGGAGCGGTCAAGGGCTGA
- a CDS encoding HAD-IA family hydrolase: MPFPVTLTARALLLDMDGTLVDSTALVEEIWTMLARRFGHDPEELIRRIHGVRAADSIARFAPAGSDVPALLAELDRLELDGSPATVEIPGARDLVAALPAGSHALVTSAGLALARARLAGAGVRVPDTLVTAEDVEAGKPHPDGYLLAAERLGVDPADAIVYEDAEAGIRAGLAAGMRVVVVGDHASDATVGLPRVRDHRGTTVEVHDGILTLTLPDD; the protein is encoded by the coding sequence ATGCCCTTCCCCGTCACGCTCACCGCCCGCGCGCTCCTGCTCGACATGGACGGGACGCTCGTCGACTCGACCGCGCTCGTGGAGGAGATCTGGACGATGCTCGCGAGGCGCTTCGGACACGATCCCGAGGAGCTGATCCGGCGGATCCACGGCGTCCGCGCCGCCGACAGCATCGCCCGGTTCGCCCCCGCCGGCAGCGACGTGCCCGCGCTCCTCGCCGAGCTCGACCGGCTCGAGCTCGACGGCAGCCCCGCCACCGTCGAGATCCCCGGCGCCCGCGACCTCGTGGCCGCGCTGCCCGCCGGATCCCACGCCCTGGTCACGAGCGCCGGCCTCGCCCTCGCGCGCGCCCGCCTCGCCGGCGCCGGCGTCCGCGTGCCGGACACCCTGGTCACCGCCGAGGACGTGGAGGCCGGCAAGCCGCACCCCGACGGCTACCTGCTCGCGGCGGAGCGCCTGGGCGTGGATCCCGCCGACGCGATCGTCTACGAGGACGCCGAGGCCGGCATCCGCGCGGGACTCGCCGCCGGCATGCGCGTGGTCGTCGTCGGCGACCACGCGAGCGACGCCACCGTCGGCCTCCCCCGCGTCCGCGACCACCGCGGCACGACGGTCGAGGTCCACGACGGGATCCTCACGCTCACGCTCCCCGACGACTGA
- a CDS encoding FAD-dependent oxidoreductase: MRARAAHHVVIGAGLAGAATAWQLASRGHEVTVLERDRPASMLGSSHGSARILRYAYDDPFYVRLVRDARVLWDRLERTAGARLVTPTGSVDSGLVRRPAELARVLERVGIEHELMSAREAEDRWPEMSFDSDVLFHPAAGVVDAESSVRAMLDLAVAHGAVVVSGWEAASVERVGAGFVVTSHDGRRVAGDSVVVGAGAWLPDLLGALPLPRAALDRIPPLRVRQEQVFHFPYMDGPPARPVPTSIHADERMQVYALPGGRDVEGRGHKVAEFDGGRVIPSAAHQDGVVDPANRARVVDWVRRNLPGVDPVPYAESTCLFTSTPTEDFVIDRVEGITLVSPCSGHGAKFAPLIGSLAADAATGERVEPRFALAP; encoded by the coding sequence GTGAGGGCGCGCGCAGCGCACCACGTGGTCATCGGCGCCGGGCTCGCCGGGGCGGCCACCGCGTGGCAGCTCGCGAGCCGCGGGCACGAGGTCACGGTGCTCGAGCGCGACCGGCCGGCGAGCATGCTGGGCAGCTCGCACGGATCCGCCCGCATCCTCCGCTACGCCTACGACGACCCCTTCTACGTGCGCCTCGTGCGCGACGCCCGCGTGCTCTGGGACCGCCTCGAGCGCACCGCGGGCGCCCGGCTCGTGACCCCGACCGGATCCGTCGACTCCGGCCTCGTGCGCCGCCCCGCCGAGCTCGCCCGCGTGCTCGAGCGCGTCGGCATCGAGCACGAGCTGATGAGCGCGCGCGAGGCGGAGGACCGCTGGCCCGAGATGTCCTTCGACTCCGACGTGCTGTTCCACCCGGCCGCGGGCGTCGTCGACGCGGAGTCCTCCGTGCGCGCGATGCTCGACCTCGCCGTCGCGCACGGCGCCGTCGTGGTCAGCGGCTGGGAGGCGGCGTCCGTGGAGCGGGTCGGCGCCGGCTTCGTCGTCACCTCCCACGACGGGCGCCGCGTCGCGGGCGACAGCGTGGTGGTGGGCGCGGGCGCGTGGCTGCCCGACCTCCTCGGGGCGCTGCCGCTCCCGCGCGCGGCGCTCGACCGGATCCCGCCGCTGCGCGTGCGCCAGGAGCAGGTGTTCCACTTCCCCTACATGGACGGGCCGCCCGCGCGGCCCGTGCCGACCTCCATCCACGCCGACGAGCGCATGCAGGTCTACGCGCTCCCCGGCGGCCGCGACGTGGAGGGCCGCGGCCACAAGGTCGCCGAGTTCGACGGCGGGCGGGTGATCCCGTCGGCCGCGCACCAGGACGGCGTCGTGGATCCCGCCAACCGCGCCCGCGTCGTCGACTGGGTGCGCCGGAACCTGCCGGGCGTCGACCCGGTGCCGTACGCGGAGTCCACGTGCCTGTTCACGAGCACGCCCACGGAGGACTTCGTGATCGACCGGGTCGAGGGGATCACGCTCGTCTCGCCCTGCTCGGGCCACGGCGCCAAGTTCGCGCCGCTCATCGGCAGCCTCGCGGCGGATGCGGCGACGGGCGAGCGCGTGGAGCCGCGGTTCGCGCTCGCCCCCTGA
- a CDS encoding acetylxylan esterase — MLIEPVDAARAHVSSHVDPEDFDAFWADTLEEAGQHDLDVRLAPVETDLALVDVQDVTFAGSGGTDVRAWLRTPAGATGPLPTVVSYVGYGGGRGRAEETLIYAAAGFAHLQMDTRGQGSYWSAGATADHGEAGPAIPGFMTRGIASRDTYYYRRLFTDAVRAVDVARSLDVVDPSRIAVQGGSQGGGMALAVAGLRDDLAAVSAYVPFLCDIERATHITDAYPYHEVVDYLKTHRGRGEDVHAVLRYFDGVAFSRRATAPARFSVGLMDATCPPSTVYGAFNAYAGEKEIVEWEYNGHDGGGIDDELGTLAFLRRRMG, encoded by the coding sequence ATGCTCATCGAACCCGTCGACGCCGCCCGCGCCCACGTCAGCAGCCACGTCGACCCGGAGGACTTCGACGCCTTCTGGGCCGACACCCTCGAGGAGGCCGGGCAGCACGACCTCGACGTGCGCCTCGCTCCGGTCGAGACGGACCTCGCGCTCGTCGACGTGCAGGACGTGACCTTCGCGGGATCCGGCGGCACCGACGTGCGCGCCTGGCTCCGCACCCCAGCCGGCGCCACCGGCCCCCTGCCCACCGTGGTCTCGTACGTCGGCTACGGCGGCGGGCGGGGACGCGCCGAGGAGACGCTGATCTACGCGGCCGCCGGCTTCGCCCACCTGCAGATGGACACCCGCGGCCAGGGCTCCTACTGGAGCGCCGGCGCCACGGCCGACCACGGCGAGGCGGGCCCCGCGATCCCCGGCTTCATGACCCGCGGGATCGCCTCCCGCGACACCTACTACTACCGCCGCCTCTTCACCGACGCGGTGCGCGCGGTCGACGTGGCCCGGTCGCTCGACGTCGTGGATCCGTCGCGCATCGCGGTGCAGGGCGGCAGCCAGGGCGGCGGCATGGCCCTCGCGGTCGCGGGCCTCCGCGACGACCTCGCCGCGGTCTCGGCCTACGTGCCGTTCCTCTGCGACATCGAGCGGGCCACCCACATCACCGACGCGTACCCGTACCACGAGGTCGTCGACTACCTGAAGACGCACCGGGGCCGCGGCGAGGACGTGCACGCGGTGCTGCGCTACTTCGACGGCGTCGCGTTCTCGCGCCGCGCCACCGCGCCCGCCCGCTTCTCGGTCGGGCTCATGGACGCGACCTGCCCGCCCTCCACCGTCTACGGGGCCTTCAACGCGTACGCGGGCGAGAAGGAGATCGTCGAGTGGGAGTACAACGGCCACGACGGCGGCGGCATCGACGACGAGCTCGGGACGCTCGCGTTCCTCCGGCGGCGGATGGGCTGA
- a CDS encoding TetR family transcriptional regulator C-terminal domain-containing protein, which yields MHAPAPVSAARRGGKREKPEVRRAMIVEAARAVILRQGLTATGLRDIAAEGHVSVGTVTYHFGSVAEILDEVVVLETDRFYASIVQEVDADPDPVHGIRLLVEPLFTGGDEAEAHWRLWSDYWTAVARQPGLSADRLERIRVWEACLVRTIRRGVAGGAFRAVDASEVALKLAAYSDGIATQLSQKVPGLDNARALAWIWTFLDAELAVGEPLFR from the coding sequence GTGCACGCGCCCGCGCCCGTCTCCGCGGCCCGCCGCGGCGGCAAGCGAGAGAAGCCCGAGGTGCGGCGGGCGATGATCGTCGAGGCTGCCCGTGCGGTGATCCTCCGCCAGGGCCTCACCGCCACCGGCCTGCGCGACATCGCGGCCGAGGGCCACGTGTCGGTCGGCACCGTCACGTACCACTTCGGCAGCGTCGCGGAGATCCTCGACGAGGTGGTCGTGCTCGAGACCGACCGGTTCTACGCGTCGATCGTCCAGGAGGTCGACGCGGATCCGGATCCCGTGCACGGCATCCGCCTGCTGGTGGAGCCGCTCTTCACGGGCGGCGACGAGGCCGAGGCGCACTGGCGGCTCTGGTCGGACTACTGGACCGCGGTGGCCCGCCAGCCCGGCCTCTCCGCCGACCGCCTGGAGCGCATCCGCGTCTGGGAGGCGTGCCTCGTCCGCACGATCCGCCGGGGCGTCGCGGGCGGCGCGTTCCGGGCGGTGGACGCGTCCGAGGTGGCGCTCAAGCTCGCGGCCTACAGCGACGGGATCGCGACGCAGCTCTCCCAGAAGGTGCCGGGCCTCGACAACGCGCGGGCGCTCGCGTGGATCTGGACCTTCCTCGACGCCGAGCTCGCCGTCGGGGAGCCGCTCTTCCGCTGA